The following proteins are co-located in the Oligoflexia bacterium genome:
- the lysA gene encoding diaminopimelate decarboxylase produces the protein MTKKPVKYVNKKLKFMGIDLGILGRKNKTPVYIYSKKRIGEKLEILKEAFTKTLGIHYSVKANSNRQVLKFLKAQKIGVDVVSGGEVTRALECGFKGRDIIFSGVGKSEEEITATLKIGIYLFNVESPQELDRIARVARRLKKCACVSFRLNPNVDAKTHPYITTGFRENKFGMDKKFIPELLKILKRNPKNLKLIGLDFHIGSQLTEINPYEAAFKKSVPVYQELQRQGFALSHFDIGGGIGISYERQKTIDLKKFGKMVESYLKPLGCKILCEPGRFLVGDAGVLLAQVEYVKKTPYKTFVILNTGMHHLIRPALYNSYHEILPVNQKGGKTINLDVVGPICESSDWLAKNRKLVIPSQGDLWAICDVGAYGYVMASDYNLHKKPIEILI, from the coding sequence ATGACTAAGAAGCCAGTAAAGTATGTAAATAAAAAATTAAAATTTATGGGCATAGACCTCGGCATTTTAGGTAGGAAGAATAAAACCCCAGTTTACATTTATTCTAAGAAAAGAATCGGTGAAAAACTTGAAATTCTAAAAGAGGCGTTCACAAAAACTTTAGGCATTCACTACTCGGTGAAAGCTAATTCAAATAGGCAAGTTTTAAAATTTCTTAAGGCTCAAAAAATAGGCGTAGATGTTGTGAGCGGGGGTGAAGTAACCCGTGCCCTTGAGTGTGGGTTTAAAGGTCGTGATATTATTTTTTCTGGTGTAGGAAAATCCGAAGAAGAAATCACAGCAACTTTAAAAATCGGTATTTATTTATTTAACGTAGAAAGTCCACAAGAATTAGATCGTATTGCACGGGTTGCGCGTAGGCTTAAAAAATGTGCATGTGTGAGTTTTAGGCTTAACCCGAATGTTGATGCAAAAACTCATCCATATATTACAACAGGTTTTCGTGAGAATAAATTTGGAATGGATAAAAAATTTATTCCTGAGCTTTTAAAAATTCTTAAGCGAAATCCAAAAAATTTAAAACTTATTGGTTTAGATTTTCATATTGGGTCGCAATTAACTGAAATAAATCCCTACGAAGCGGCCTTTAAAAAATCAGTTCCGGTTTATCAGGAGTTACAGCGTCAAGGGTTTGCATTGAGCCATTTTGATATTGGTGGAGGAATCGGGATTTCCTATGAGAGGCAAAAAACCATTGATCTTAAAAAATTCGGGAAAATGGTTGAATCATATTTAAAGCCCTTGGGGTGCAAAATACTCTGCGAGCCGGGTCGGTTTCTTGTGGGTGATGCTGGAGTGTTGCTAGCTCAAGTTGAGTATGTTAAAAAAACTCCTTATAAAACATTTGTTATTTTAAATACAGGCATGCATCATTTGATCAGGCCAGCACTTTATAATTCTTATCACGAAATACTTCCTGTTAATCAAAAGGGTGGAAAAACAATTAATCTAGATGTTGTGGGCCCAATATGTGAGTCAAGTGATTGGCTTGCTAAAAATCGAAAACTTGTGATTCCATCACAGGGAGATCTGTGGGCCATATGTGATGTTGGGGCCTATGGTTATGTTATGGCGAGTGATTATAATCTTCATAAAAAACCAA